A window of the Arachis duranensis cultivar V14167 chromosome 5, aradu.V14167.gnm2.J7QH, whole genome shotgun sequence genome harbors these coding sequences:
- the LOC110281558 gene encoding disease resistance protein RPV1, with translation MPLQSSISSFSTHSSSSSSFGYAWEYDVFISFRGEDTRYGFPGNLYKALFDKGVHTFIDDEELQRGHEITPSLLKAIEESRIAIIVLSPNYASSSFCLDELVHILHCIKGNNRLVLPVFYEVDPSDVRHLKNSFGEAIAKHEKRYKDDMSNKVDKWKQALQQVANFSGYHFKHGDGYEHKFIRNIVKDISRKIRRVPLSVVLFPVGLDYRVSKVISFLKIDSSDQVHMVGIHGVGGIGKTSLACAVYDLIADHFDGLCFLANVRENSKRHGLVYLQNILLSEILGKEEIKIVSVQQGTSQIQRRLCQKKVLLILDDVDDHKQLQAIAGKPGWFGPGSRVIITTRDTHLLKYHGVENTHEVEGLNEAESSQLLVKHAFKNGYVSNPSYADVLTRTITYASGLPLALEVIGSHLCEKKVEEWESALNKFERHLDNNIHEILRVSFDALGKEEHSVFLDIACCFKGYELKEVTDLLQAHYGSCMKYHIGMLVEKSLIKINLYNLSVTMHSLIENMGKEIVVKESPEMPGKRSRLWFSEDIIKVLQDNLVSVGYCL, from the exons ATGCCTCTGCAATCTTCCATCTCCTCCTTTTCcacccattcttcttcttcttcttccttcggCTATGCATGGGAGTATGATGTGTTTATTAGTTTCAGAGGCGAAGATACTCGCTATGGTTTCCCTGGCAACCTCTACAAAGCTCTTTTTGATAAAGGAGTCCACACCTTCATTGATGATGAGGAGCTTCAAAGAGGACACGAAATCACACCCTCACTTCTCAAGGCAATTGAAGAGTCCAGGATTGCCATCATTGTCCTCTCTCCTAActatgcttcttcttctttttgcttAGACGAGCTTGTCCACATCCTTCACTGCATCAAGGGAAATAATCGGTTGGTTTTGCCAGTTTTCTATGAGGTCGATCCTTCTGATGTTCGCCATCTAAAAAACAGTTTTGGAGAGGCAATAGCTAAGCATGAGAAGAGATACAAAGATGACATGAGCAACAAGGTGGACAAATGGAAACAGGCTCTGCAGCAAGTAGCTAATTTCTCAGGATATCATTTCAAACATGG GGATGGATATGAACATAAGTTTATTAGAAATATCGTGAAAGACATTTCAAGAAAGATTAGGCGTGTACCTTTGTCTGTTGTTCTTTTCCCTGTTGGACTAGATTATCGAGTGTCAAAAGTAatttcatttttgaaaatagattCGAGTGATCAAGTTCACATGGTAGGGATTCATGGAGTTGGTGGAATAGGAAAAACATCACTTGCTTGTGCTGTTTATGACTTGATTGCTGACCATTTTGACGGTCTGTGCTTTCTTGCAAATGTAAGAGAAAACTCAAAGAGACATGGCTTGGTTTATCTTCAAAATATCCTTCTCTCTGAGATATTAGGAAAGGAGGAAATAAAGATAGTGAGTGTTCAACAAGGAACTTCTCAAATCCAACGAAGACTATGTCAAAAGAAAGTTCTTTTGATTTTAGATGACGTTGATGATCACAAGCAACTACAGGCTATTGCTGGAAAACCTGGCTGGTTTGGTCCTGGAAGCAGAGTTATTATTACAACACGAGACACACATTTGCTAAAATATCATGGTGTTGAAAACACACATGAGGTAGAGGGACTAAATGAGGCAGAGTCTTCTCAATTGCTTGTTAAACATGCATTTAAAAATGGTTATGTTAGCAACCCAAGTTATGCAGATGTTTTGACCCGTACAATAACTTATGCTTCTGGTCTTCCATTGGCTTTGGAAGTAATAGGTAGTCACTTGTGTgaaaaaaaagtagaagaatGGGAATCTGCATTGAATAAATTTGAAAGACATCTTGACAATAACATACATGAGATACTTCGAGTAAGTTTTGATGCTTTGGGAAAAGAAGAGCATAGTGTTTTTCTTGATATTGCCTGTTGTTTCAAAGGATATGAATTAAAGGAAGTTACAGATCTACTTCAAGCTCATTATGGAAGTTGCATGAAATATCATATTGGAATGTTGGTTGAAAAATCTCTCATAAAGATCAATTTGTATAATCTCAGTGTGACAATGCATTCTTTGATAGAGAACATGGGCAAAGAAATTGTAGTAAAAGAATCACCTGAAATGCCTGGAAAGCGTAGCAGGTTATGGTTCTCCGAAGATATAATTAAAGTTTTACAAGATAATCTAGTAAGTGTTGGTtattgtctctga
- the LOC107489928 gene encoding inactive protein RESTRICTED TEV MOVEMENT 2-like — translation MGKNNTAGATINGSYEEFEPCCRWIREEKHVTVEIDLKGFKKEQLKVQTNNKGLLTIFGERPLDSSNNKWSRFHKEIRLPKDTNVNEISAKLSHGVLSIVMPKKVEEHYSSSIGELKTRKRTAIKVVIGVVAVVVTLVTLGTFVTRIMNTHYPRGGAAKVDT, via the exons ATGGGAAAAAATAACACTGCTGGGGCTACAATCAATGGATCATATGAGGAATTTGAACCTTGCTGCAGATGGATTAGAGAAGAAAAACATGTCACTGTTGAGATTGATTTGAAGG GTTTCAAAAAGGAGCAACTTAAGGTTCAAACCAACAACAAAGGGTTGCTAACTATTTTTGGAGAAAGGCCTCTAGATTCATCCAACAACAAATGGAGCCGTTTTCACAAAGAAATTAGGCTTCCAAAAGACACGAATGTGAATGAAATCAGTGCAAAGTTATCTCATGGAGTGCTCTCTATTGTGATGCCAAAGAAAGTTGAAGAGCATTACTCCTCCTCCATTGGTGAATTGAAAACAAGGAAGAGGACAGCAATTAAGGTTGTAATTGGAGTAGTGGCTGTGGTGGTCACATTGGTTACACTTGGAACTTTCGTAACAAGAATTATGAATACTCATTATCCTCGTGGTGGTGCTGCCAAGGTTGATACTTGA
- the LOC107489964 gene encoding protein BOLA1, chloroplastic yields MASRGASVVLSRANRIKSKLQTALEATVLEVDDVSYQHAGHAAVKGNSDNETHFNVKIVSPKFDGQSLVKRHRMVYDLLADELQSGLHAISIVAKTPQETTGAK; encoded by the coding sequence ATGGCTTCTCGGGGAGCTAGCGTGGTACTTTCAAGGGCCAACAGAATAAAGTCGAAGCTCCAAACGGCGCTAGAAGCCACCGTTTTGGAGGTAGACGACGTGTCGTATCAGCACGCCGGACACGCCGCCGTTAAAGGAAACTCCGATAACGAGACTCATTTCAACGTGAAGATCGTTTCCCCAAAATTCGATGGGCAGAGCCTCGTAAAACGACACCGTATGGTGTACGACCTCCTCGCCGACGAGCTCCAATCAGGGTTGCACGCTATCTCCATCGTCGCCAAGACACCCCAGGAAACCACCGGCGCCAAATAA